AACAGAAATTTGAGAGGACGAAACCCCATGTCAATGTAGGAACGATCGGTCATGTTGACCATGGCAAGACCACTTTGACTGCGGCGGTCACGTATTGTTTATCGAGTGCGGGTTATGCA
This is a stretch of genomic DNA from Bacillota bacterium. It encodes these proteins:
- the tuf gene encoding elongation factor Tu (EF-Tu; promotes GTP-dependent binding of aminoacyl-tRNA to the A-site of ribosomes during protein biosynthesis; when the tRNA anticodon matches the mRNA codon, GTP hydrolysis results; the inactive EF-Tu-GDP leaves the ribosome and release of GDP is promoted by elongation factor Ts; many prokaryotes have two copies of the gene encoding EF-Tu), which encodes MAKQKFERTKPHVNVGTIGHVDHGKTTLTAAVTYCLSSAGYA